A section of the Macadamia integrifolia cultivar HAES 741 chromosome 9, SCU_Mint_v3, whole genome shotgun sequence genome encodes:
- the LOC122089677 gene encoding uncharacterized protein LOC122089677: protein MAEDNKKINGMAAIPTKNLLRTSSGTYFQGFRSILRITSSFGILQPEGIRSYPLHLEAFSTHSTLPITDSVTIPPPMITSWLRVLLSYSKDDDSWLSEAKLYSLSTNSWRRIGYMPFLPIGPRHQCGVLTNSTVHWVAKRNTGIRGITGLDTAPSVIVSFELKDEKYREVPPPDFVDDRFYLIIGVLRGQLCMFCDLFPDCVELWVMKDYSVRDSWAKQFSIGQSLIGLFTISDPYAIQRMMKFYSRKHQERCSCFCMIPV from the exons ATGGCGGAGGACAACAAGAAGATTAACGGAATGGCGGCGATACCAACCAAGAACCTCCTGAGGACGTCATCCGGGACATACTTTCAAGGCTTCCGATCAA TACTGAGGATAACATCTTCCTTTGGAATTCTTCAACCAGAAGGCATCAGAAGCTACCCATTACACCTAGAGGCATTCTCAACGCATTCTACATTGCCTATTACGGATTCGGTTACGATCCCACCACCGATGATTACAAGCTGGTTAAGGGTTTTGTTGTCGTACAGTAAAGATGACGACTCTTGGCTTTCGGAGGCGAAGCTCTACTCACTTAGCACCAACTCATGGAGAAGGATCGGGTACATGCCTTTCCTCCCCATCGGACCTCGACACCAATGTGGGGTTCTTACAAATTCTACTGTACATTGGGTTGCAAAGCGCAATACAGGAATCAGGGGAATCACTGGACTCGACACCGCTCCCAGTGTGATCGTTTCCTTTGAACTTAAAGATGAGAAGTATCGAGAGGTTCCACCGCCCGACTTTGTGGACGATAGGTTTTACCTGATCATTGGAGTTCTTCGGGGACAACTCTGCATGTTCTGTGACTTATTCCCGGACTGTGTTGAGTTGTGGGTGATGAAGGATTACAGTGTGAGGGACTCTTGGGCGAAACAGTTCTCGATTGGGCAATCGCTGATAGGGCTTTTTACTATATCGGACCCATATGCTATTCAAAGAATGATGAAGTTTTATTCAAGAAAGCATCAGGAGAGATGTTCCTGTTTCTGTATGATCCCCGTATAG